The nucleotide sequence TCCTTGCCGCTACACACGCTGGTGGTATCGAGGGGCCTGATCAGTAAGTAGTAGCGGATAGTACGAATGCGTGTTGTCCGTCTCAGGGTCTGTGATACAGTTCCCTGACGCTGAAGGAGTTGGCTTCACCAATTCAACAACCAAGAAGTCGGGGCCTCTCACTGGACACCACAGGCTGCTCAGAAGACAGCGCAGATGATGGTGTTTTTGTCAGGTATTGCTTGCAGAGTTGCCTTCTGCGACTGAAAAAGCTCTCAAATGAGCAGGATGTGATTAGTAGATCTGGGTCCATCCTTTGTGCATGGTGGCTGAGAGGAGGTGCGAGACTTCTGGAATACCGTGAACACTAAGGGTCAGAGTGCTGGGAACGTTATTTCTCTGGGAAGCGTGTGTCATGGATAAAGTTCATTGTTTTCTTGCCAACAGTATCAAGGAATCTCCTGCGACGTTTGCTACGTGGTGCTGGACTCGTAAACGGGTCGGTTTTGTTTGCATGAAACTGCGTCGCTGTGCTGTGTCCGATACGCATGTTCGGATCAAGCAATAAGGCACTCTACCCAGCGAGCTGTGTGTGAACGACACATCTGGTACTTTTTTTACCACCAAGCAGGCCATGGGTCGTGAAGACCTGTATCGACACGCACGCGTACGTGGACAAACGCTGCTGCATAAGTAATTCAGAGTAGTCACGGCTCGAGAGGGAAGCAACGTTTACTTTCAGAAGTGACTACTAGTGGAACACAGACAGCAAGAAAGATACGGATTAGTATACAGGTGGACAAACCCCGAGGTGTTTCCGCATGTTGGCAAGATTGCGGTGCGTGCGAGGTCTGAATCCGAGTATAAACACCACCTCCCCGCTATCCCCCAGTGTTATCAGGAGCCGCACCAGCCGAGACAGGTTACACCATGCTGGGTCCCACGACACAGACAGATCGGTGACTTTCTGTGGCACATCGACATCAAGCAAAGAATGACAGCGACGAAAGATGTCATGAGAAAAGACAACAGCAGCTGGCAGCGGGGGTCATTCATTTCGTTGGCATACACAGTGTCACCTTCTTTGCCGTCGAACATGGCGTCGTCCGCAGGCGACGCTGCAGAACGGTAACGCTTGTAAAGAAACTTGTACTAGAAATTGTGTGGAGAACTTGCTCAACCTGTTCCTCGCCACGGATAGTCTCCCCCCGTAGCCGTTGTGTAGGAGAGTTTACAGTTTGCCATTAGGAAGGCTGCAGGTGTACGTTTCGTCTCGAATTGTCAGCCCCCCAGCGCATGCCTCGTCTGCTTGTAGATGAATCACCATCTCACAGCTTCTTTAGCATAGGCACATATCCAATACTTTCCTAACGCTAATGGTTGAGTCGTCGAAGAGCGGAAGAATGTTCTCAACGTGGTGCGCTCCCCTTCCATTTTTCTATCGGTAGTGACCCGTCCCCTGCAGCTGGCTAGTTGGCACTCGCGAATCACAGCCAGCAGAGCCCGTGCACAGAGTCACTCAGAGTCGCGTGTATTGCTCAGCCCACCAACCCGTGGACGTGTTAAACAGGACAAGGCAAGAATCATAAAAAATTCTTTTCGGAGAACGTCCGCAAGCACTGATTCTCCATAGGGGGACAGCCCTTGACGGGCATTATTGTACGTTTTCCTCAGTCACCGCCGACGGCGTAAAGCCAGTCTCTCAATTTACGCTTGGGCGCTGGCAAGACCAGGATTGAGACCTCTCGTTAAGGTTCCCTAGGGCGAGAGATCTCATTGGCTTCTGATTCGTTGAGATTTTACCGTGGCAACGGAAATCAGGCTTTAAACGAAGGTGCGTATTGTCCCGGGTTTCTCAGCCACTGTTGCCTCTAATGTGTGATGCATGATCCCGACTTCAAAGTACCCTTGAACGTCGTTGTGTCCATCTACAGACGTGGCTCGATCAAATGCGTTCCTGTTTCTAGTCTCCTGCCAATAACCCTTCCAGGCTGTACGAGTGAAAAACACGCATACCTCGCAGCTTACTTCCTCCCCAAATTCCTTAATATCACATCAGCCGAGCAGCCACCCGCCGCCGCTCGAATGCAACTACCAGCGGGGAGCTATATCCTGTTTGGATGGAGCGTCAGGCAACGTGGTTGTACGAAGATGAAAAATACTCTGTTGTCACCTGTTGGTTTCTTTACCGCTCTCGCTGTACTTATAGAATGCCACCTGTGTGACCGGTGTGTTGCTCATCATGGCAGCAGCACTGATGGATCAGGCCTACGGCCCCCTCAAGAGGTCGACTCGGCACCACGAACGCCGTCGATCGCTGTTAAAGAGCTTGCCACGTTTCCTGGAGATGACATTCAGACGTCATCTCAAGAATTGCCCGGCTATGAACTTTGGACCAGGGAACAATCAGGGGCATCTGTGCGTGTTGGGTTTCCGCAGAACGCCGAAAGTTTTCTAGAcacaaagagaagcgagagacgaaatcGCGAATGCTCACGAGCTCGTCGCTGTAACTCCAGAAGGCGATGCGTGGAATCACAGTGGTGTTGTCCCCGAGGAGCAGACTGTCACGCCTGCTTCAGGTAGCTTCATTCAGAGGCaagccgcgcatgcaccgccTTCGACTCGATTGACGCCCGTGGACCGCCGTGGCAGGTCACACACAGTGTCAGCTGTCAGACGGCGGGTGACCGTGGAAGACGTTATGCGACCGGACCAATCGGCagccatgcatgcagtgttgTCAGCATTTGGAGGAGGCCTGGTTCTGAAGGCTAAGAACAAATGGGGTAGAACACGTTACACGCTACAGGGACCCGCAACATTCTTAGGAATGGGAGCCGAGGGCATTGTTGTACGTCTAAATCAGGTGAAAAGCGACCGGGAAAGATCGGTGACACCGGTGGCAGTCAAGCTGTGCCTCATTCGTGCAGCAGTGTTCTCGGGGCTGACAtggtggagaaaacgaaggaccAGAACAGAACTAATGAAACTGTTTCTGTCGAACGAGAATTCTGTGAAGCGTGCTCTACCAGATTTGGACCCGGCCGAAATGCTAGAGCACGGTCTCGTCGTTCCACATCATGCTGAGCTTGTTTCCGGTATGCCCACGTGGTTTGCCGCGGGCGACTCATTTTTTGTATTACCcgttgtttctgtgtctcctccttttaCTTGCGACCTCGAAACGGTCGTGCAAAACCCGTTGACCTTTTGGGCGAAGATGTACATTACCCGCCAGTTGCTAAAGAGTATTGCGTGGATGCATCAAAAAGGCATTTCTCATAATGACTTGAAGCTTGAGAATGTCCTGCTCAGTGCAGACGGAAGGGTTGCCATCGGCGATTTTGGTTTTCAAGCCCCTTCGGGGCTTCGTTGCCCATCAGGGGCACTCATCTATACATGGACCCCGACAGCTCAGAAGCATTTTTTGAACAACGAGAGAACGAAATCACTCCCCACAGAGATGCATGGGCGACTGGAGTCCTTCTTTTCTATCTGTGGTGTGGCGTGTTTCCATTCGGGTTACAGAATGTCGCTAACGCGAGTCCGCCACAGGTGATGAGGGTCACAGTCATGCATGCAAGGACTACCAGGCCGCCGCCCAACTTCCGGCTGTGTCGGCGCATCCCGCGTGAGGTTCGGAACCTCGTTACCGGATTTCTGCAGTGGAACGAGGAAGCTCGGCGTCTTCCCAGCGATGTTGCCGACGCGTTCCTTGCCGCTACGGACGACGGTGGTAGAGAGGCGCGTCGGATAAGAACGCATCAATTTTGAGATCAGCGCCGGCTGAATGCATGCCTTGAGAGTTGGAGCTCCCAGGCATGGCGGAAGTGTCTCCATCAGACAAGGCAACGAGCAAGATGGTGTCGCACACTAGACATCGTCGgctgcgaaggcgacagTGCAAATGGCGGGCTTGCGTGGCCGTGTGTGGAATGCAGAGATGTGCTCTGCACCTGATGAACATGATTGTCCGTACTCCATATCGCGTGCTGATTGTACCATTCGATGTGCATGGCGAGTGAGGGAAAGTGGGACGCTTCTGGAAATACTGTGAAcagcaggaaacagagcgGTGGGGACGCCTAGACACCGACACATGAGCTTTTATGCTTTTACAGATGTGCCTCACAAAATCAGTTTTATTGCCTTCTTTTGGAGGAATCCCGTGGGGCATGGGCATCGTCATGTTCACGGTGTAAAAGGTTGACTTCACCTGTAAGTGTGCGCGGCTGTGCTCAGTGAGAAATGAAGATGCTCGCGTGAAACTCTATGGCAGTCCACCTAATGAGGCGTCTCTTGCAGTAACGCTTATAGGCCGACAATTCAAGCAGGCAATGGACCAAGTAGACACGGCTCGTCAGACGTACGTAGATAACTGCTGAAGGAGAAGTAACCCATGATTGTCATCGCTCGAGAGAAAATAGTGGTTGTACGTTTATGTGACTGCTTGTGGCAGAACCCACAAGGGAATGCAGAAATGAATACGCAGGTCAAATTGATGATACATTTATCTGCCTCCTGACCTCTTATACAGCTACCCTGTCAGCTCAAGGACACTTCTCTAGTCTCCTGCCGACTGGCGTGTTCAGGAAGTTCACTAACGTTAGGCGGACGTGCTGCAACCATTCAATTGTTTGTCTCGCGCGTTCCCCTCTTCCGTTCTCGCCTCCCTGCCACTGCGTTCTTTCGTGTGACGCACACTTTGTCGATTACAATGCATCACTCACAAGGGCCCGCCACAATGCCGCAGTCGCAGTGCTGCGTTCTGTGTATGAAAAATACAGGGAATGGCGTAGAACATGAGCCAGTTTCTTCATATTTTTCTGTAACAGCCAAAATCGGGGTAACTGAGgatctgtgtctcctgtgaCTTCTTCACGTATGATGTGTGTGCTTTGGGCggttgagagagaaggaactgtGGAATCCGCAGGTGACGTAATCTCGAATCTTCAACGCCCTTTCCGTTTGTCGGGAAAACCAGGTGACGTCGGTGAAGCAGCCTCTGtgacaagaggaagagactctCTTTATGTTTGGAAATCGGAAGTGTTCCGGGCCAGCACTTTTTTCGCATTTGACTTGAGAAAATGCAGAGCACTTACACATCCATGCTGCTGGAGACGCTTCCCGTAGGAGCTGTTCTCAAGACACGATATTTGCATGAAATCCAACTGCTGGGGGACActtgttttcttgttctGAGTTTGTGGGAAACGCATCAGTGCAGGTGAGAACCCGAGACTGAATCAGGTTTCTTGCGCTAGACTTTCCCGCGACACAACAGATAATCTGCCCTTTAAAATTGTGCAATTAAATGCAAAATGAATACCAAATTCACGCCCACTGAATAAGCTCCCATGAATAAGCAACTGCAATCCCCTCTGTCACTCTGCAGCATTGTgccaagaagaaacgctgcGCAAGACACCGGCAGAAACCACAAACCAGCGGGGGTGGTCACATGTGCTGGGCACATCAGGTGTTGACAAATTCCTCATCGAACCTGACGTGGTACGCAGGAAACGAGGTCAGCATGTGTGCAACAAATTGGGCATGGAACGCATACGTCTGGCTTCTCGTTAGAATTAGCCCCTCGCTTAGCTGTTTTGTCGGAGAGCTGCCAGTTTGCCACCTGGAGTGGTGgcgctctgtctgtctgctaCTGGAATTACAAGCCCCGCCAAGCGAACCTAGTGCATTTCAAGATCGATCACAAGACGCCCCTCCGCCAAAACCAGCATAATCACAAGACATCACTTGCCCTATAATTAGGAGAGAGGTGTAGCTGACGGGCAATTGTTCCTTGCCCTTTGCGTCTTGAATGTTCGTAGCAACCATTCTCCCACATGTGGCTAGTCAGCGGTCATGAGGCAGTGCAGGTCCGGTTCTTGCACCGTCATACGAGATCACGTCTCGTGTATCTGCTCTACAAAGCCACGGACGTATCAGAGGGGGGAAACGCTGATTATGCGCAGTGTCTACGTTTGAGAAGGCATCCAAAACCATTAAGAAGTCGCAAAAGGGCAACTTACCCGTTTCATCGCCGACATTTACGTTCGATTACCACATCAAGGAGCGCAGACATGTGAGAATATATGTGGATGGCGAAAACTGGCGCCGCATCAATTGTACATTCACCTCCAATATATGCAACTGCCCTCAAGAACCCGTATCCTGTATCATTGGAGCGCCACTCAACGTGATTGCGTGAAAATGAAAAAAGCTGTGCTGCCACGTGTCGGTTTGTGTTTTATTGTTGCTATGCTTCTAAAGCGCTATCCGTCAGATCAATGTGTTGCTAATCTTGGCAGCACCCCAAATGAATCAAGCATAAGGCGCCCTGGAGAGGCCGACTCAGCACCACAGGGGTCACCTACAGCTATAAATGAGCATCTTGGGAAAGCATACGGCGACCGTCGGAGACCGATACAAGGTACGACTCACACCAGAATATGGCCCAGGGGGCGGTTATGGGCATTGTCGCGATTACCTGCTGCAGAGCGAGAGTTGTTGGAGGGGGCATCTATACGTGAGGACCTTACGTCGGGGGTCAGAGGAGTTCTgacaaagaaaggaacgagagcgagaacgacAAAACGCCACGATCTCGTCGCTGTGACGTCGGGAGAACATTACTGGAACCAAGGGCTTGTCTACCACGAGGAACAGACAGCGCCACATGTTGCAGCTTCAAGCAGTTTCATGCAGAGCACCACTTCTCTTGCCACGCCTGCTGACCTGAACGCTCCGGTTGACACCCAGGGACAGCTCGATATCAACAGCGTCCTGAAGAATCGACCTCCCGCAGAGGCACAGCTCTCGCCTCGCGAGATTGCAGCCAAAACCCATTTCGAAGCAATGTTTGCCAAAGGCCTGCAACTGACGGTTGAATCCATATTCACCGGAGAAACCTTTACCCTGACAAAACGGCCCGTTTCTTAGGATGGGGATCAACGGCGATTGTTTTTGGTTTGCACCGCGTGAAAGCGGGCGGAGCAAGTGCTCCACAACAATTGGCAGCTAAGATAAACGTCAGGAGTTTGCAAGAACTGCAGcatctttcctcgtctcagaagaaaacggcTCTTGAGGATATACAAGAACGTTTTCTCCAGGAAGAGAGCTCAGCGAGGAATGCGCTGCAACATGTGACCCCAGAAACGGCTCCGGAGCACGGTGTCCTCTTCCCAGTTGATGTTTGCCGTATTTCTAAATTGTTCTCCGGATTTCGTGCAGGCAATTCCTACGTAATACTTCCTGTTCTAGCATTGTTTCCTGTTTTTACTTGCGACCTCCAGCAGGTCGTTAAGAGTGGCCTATCACGTGCGGCGAAGTTGTATATCACccggcagctgctgcaggctGTTGCGTGGCTACATGCCAATGGCGTGGCTCACAACGACTTGAAGCTAGAGAATGTCCTTCTCAgtgcagaaggaaaggctGTCATTGCGGATTTTGGTTTCGCAGTGAAGCTTGGAACCGCATCAGCCATTCAGTTCACTGCTCCCTATTTGGATCCGCAAACCGCAGAGGCAGTGCttcaaaagaaaacgaaaacgaccGCGAGTGAGGAAAGAGATGCATGGGCGTTAGCAACTCTCCTGTTTTTGCTTTGGTGTGGATCGTTTCCATACGTATCGGATGAGCAGGCCGACCTCCCCACCAGCGACTTGCTGAAATTGCTGGTGACATtgggaaagacagaaaagccaGCGCCGAACTTCCATCTGTGTAAAGACCTCCCACCTGCGGTGGGACATCTCGTAACCGCATTTCTACAGTGGAACAGCGACAATCGGTCTCGCCCCGGGGATGTTCTTGACGATTTCCTTGCTGCTACAGTGTCCGAAGGAGCGAGCGCCTAAGCGAGTGTATGAAATGGAAATCCATGTTACCCGCATCCAGGTCTCAGCACCAGCGATCCCAAAAACATGCTATTGCCTCCACCACTCGATCAACCAACAAGACGGGGCAGTTCGGTTGACTTCATCAGCTGCGAAAGCGACAGTGTCAGAGCCGCGGGAGGCCGGGCGTCTTCGATCACGCGGCAACATTGGCGAAGGTCGACGGCAGACTTAAACCCATTCTGGCGGTGACACATGCATTGGTACTTGTTCTCAAACAGGAGATGTCTCTGAAGTTCAAGCGTTAAGACGACGCAACACTCGGGGTCCGATTCTGAAACATTTACCCAGGCCTGTTGCCCCCATCAGTATCTGGTGCCTCACCAGCAAACGTCAAACTGAAGTCGCAGCATAGAGCCAATATGGGACAGTGACGCACGCCAACACTCTGCGAAAACCAGCGTAATCACAGAACCGCAACTTTCGTACGTTCATGATGGATTCGTAGAGGGGTGGTCGCGTAACTGCAGCTTCACACGTTCTCCCGTCCATTTTCTCTGGGTGGTGACCCCTGCCCCGCAGCTGGCTAGCTGGTGCTTCCGAGTCAAGAGCGTGTTGAGTCCCTGCTTGGGGTCCTTCAGTTGCTTGTGATGCTGAAGCCACGCAAAACGACAAACATGTTAGGGACCAGAAGGCACCAATTATACAGAGCATTTGTTTTGTCAAAGGGCGTAAAGGAATCGATGcttcacagagagacaaatcGTGCCAGCCTGTATCGTGTTTCGTCGGTCGTCGCTACAGATGGCGAGAGGCCGTGTCATTTGACAGCTTGCGCCCTGGCTGAGACAAGATTGAGACCACTCGCTGAAGTTCGCGACTAATGGCATGGAACATCATTATTTTCTGTAGCCGGGAGAGTATGCTACGGCATCCAAAACAAACGTTAAGACGAACGGTGTGGACAGACAAGCGGTTCTCCACCAGCCTTCCCGCCGTTATGTGCAGTGTCTGACGCCGACTTCCAAGCACCCTCGGTCGCCGCCGTCATTATCCACGGATGTGACTGGATTACATGGACTCCTCCTCATCGTTCCGCGCAATTAATGTGTCTGTTTTAGCTAAAAAAATCGGAGAACTCGCAGAGTTTGTAGCATATTCCCCTCTGCCAATCGTTACTTCCCACGTCACCCGAGCAACGACCAACAGTCGCTCGTATGAAACTACCCTAGGGGACCTAAATCCTGCACCCTTGAAGCGCCAGGCAACGCGACCGCGTGAAAATGAGAAGGCTGCTGCTTTCACCTGTTGGTTTCGTCATTGTCCTGGCTACACTGTTAGAATGTCACCCGCCCGATCGGTGTGTTGCTCATCATGGCAGCAGCACTGATGAATCGAACGTGTGGTCTCCTCGAGGGGCCCAATTTGTACCCGGGGCGTCAGAGGCCGCTGTAAAAAATCAGGTTGGTATTCCTGACAGTGCCCTTCTGTGGCCGTCGCAAGATGCTACGGAAACCGGGCTGCGGCCTACGGAGCAAGTAGAGGCACGATCGTCATTTCCTGCTGCAAAGCAATATTTATCAGAGGCGGCACCTGCGCGTGGCGACCTTCCACCGCGCGCCACAGGCCTTCTGAGACGTCGAGGAGCTAGAGTGCGAACGGTGAAAGCTCACGAGATCGGTGTGGAGACTCCAAAAACGTATGGCTGGGATCACAGGGTTGTCGACAGTGAGAAGCAGACCACGGCGCCCGTTGCAGATTCAAGTGGCTTCATTCAAATCCCCTCTTCGCGCGCCACGCCTACCACCCTGAACGCTCCGATTGACCTCCAGGGACGGCGCGATATCAGAAACATCGTCAGGAATCGACCTCCCGCTGACTCAGATTTATCGCGTAGCGAGATTGCAGCCAAAAACGGATTCGAGCGAAGATTTGTCCGGGGTTTACAACTGAAGGTTGAGTCATTATTCAGCGGAGGTGTTTTCACGTTGACAGGACCGGCGCAGTTCCTGGGAATTGGGTCAACGGCAATTGTGTATAGTTTGAATAAGGTGCA is from Toxoplasma gondii ME49 unplaced genomic scaffold asmbl.23, whole genome shotgun sequence and encodes:
- a CDS encoding myosin-light-chain kinase (encoded by transcript TGME49_322000), yielding MSILGKHTATVGDRYKVVKSGLSRAAKLYITRQLLQAVAWLHANGVAHNDLKLENVLLSAEGKAVIADFGFAVKLGTASAIQFTAPYLDPQTAEAVLQKKTKTTASEERDAWALATLLFLLWCGSFPYVSDEQADLPTSDLLKLLVTLGKTEKPAPNFHLCKDLPPAVGHLVTAFLQWNSDNRSRPGDVLDDFLAATVSEGASA